A region of Vespula vulgaris chromosome 1, iyVesVulg1.1, whole genome shotgun sequence DNA encodes the following proteins:
- the LOC127063913 gene encoding ralA-binding protein 1: protein MDFESPDVEKEFPGLYASESAKKSNESDFSDEGGHEKHSKKELLGGKRKEKKDRKDRGYATLEGESSPDEDQETKSPSKSKKTKAFKFPSKKEKREKSREKEAKEKDVEKEKDKKKKDKDDKDAEKDKRKDKDKDKSKQKLKDRKKGKHAGEEGLDIGEEQPIFGVTLSLAVERSRCHDGIELPLVVRDCIDYVEEHGMNIECLYKIPGVKSKIQNLKKLYNQRETVNIAEFEPTVATSLLVLFLRELPEPVLENSETISRFEQAASTKEIAQRESQLLQLTHQLPKCNRTLLAWVTLHLDHVAAREKTTKMNAQTISMTLSPVLQMSHRLLSALLFHCKALFPDVQLKKYIPPLSSGSTNLPETVESIAAELAKQESLLSQIHMQMNAGFVTKSKEEELWEVQRMITQLKRKYKTVQKLEGTAQKSLDEEVKSSDENSIDPNLQKSKVIEKETGYLKVEGPKSSNSIVKKNNLQHNVEEIKDKCPTCTGSNTSIIQNERKINSQELDVVDSAESSTMIQNKEQESKGDNTESEAEDAIAKLRESLIYEELLDMQALLKSRITQEKSEIKRLKEMLLMITEREPDKKPKPKERVHSPNEAEITAMIQLAKENQLLEKKMTTLIRSIIEEKDACVELRVQIAIHQLMAKT from the exons ATGGACTTCGAAAGTCCTGatgttgaaaaagaatttccaGGATTGTACGCCTCGGAATCAGCCAAGAAAAGTAACGAGAGTGATT TTAGCGACGAAGGTGGTCACGAGAAACATTCGAAAAAGGAGCTCCTCGGTGGTAaacgcaaagagaaaaaagatcgtaagGACAGGGGCTATGCCACATTAGAAGGTGAAAGTTCACCAGACGAGGATCAGGAAACAAA AAGTccttcaaaatcaaaaaaaaccAAAGCTTTTAAATTTccttcaaagaaagaaaaacgtgaaaaatccagagagaaggaggcaaaggaaaaagatgttgaaaaggagaaagataaaaaaaagaaagacaaagacgaTAAAGATGCAGAGAAGGATAAACGtaaagacaaagataaagacaaaTCTAAGCAAAAgttaaaagatagaaagaaaggaaaacatgCTGGCGAAGAAGGTTTAGATATTGGCG AGGAGCAACCGATTTTTGGTGTCACTTTAAGTCTTGCAGTTGAAAGAAGCCGATGTCATGATGGAATAGAATTACCATTAGTTGTACGCGATTGTATTGACTATGTTGAAGAACATGGTATGAATATAGAATGCCTGTATAAAATCCCTGGAGTAAAAtctaaaatacaaaatttaaaaaagcttTATAATCAGCGAGAGACTGTAAATATAGCAGAGTTTGAACCTACGGTAGCTACAAGCTTATTGGTACTTTTTCTTAG AGAATTGCCAGAACCTGTTTTAGAGAATAGTGAGACAATATCAAGATTTGAACAAGCTGCATCAACAAAAGAAATTGCTCAACGGGAGTCGCAACTGCTACAGTTAACACATCAATTACCAAAATGCAATAGAACTCTTCTTGCATGGGTCACTCTACATTTAGATCATGTTGCAGCCCGT GAAAAAACTACTAAAATGAATGCCCAGACAATATCCATGACATTAAGTCCGGTTTTACAAATGAGTCACAGGTTACTATCCGCCTTACTTTTTCACTGCAAAGCGCTTTTTCCTGatgtacaattaaaaaagtacATTCCACCACTTTCGTCTGGTAGTACGAATTTACCAGAAACTGTAGAAAGTATAGCTGCTGAGTTAGCCAAGCAGGAATCATTGTTGTCACAAATTCATATGCAAATGAATGCAGGTTTTGTTAcaaaatcaaaagaagaagaattatgGGAAGTACAACGTATGATAACGCAATTAAAG AGAAAGTATAAAACAGTTCAGAAACTTGAAGGCACAGCACAAAAAAGTTTGGATGAAGAAGTAAAGTCAAGTGATGAGAATTCCATAGATccaaatttacaaaaatcaaaagttattgaaaaagaaactggATATTTAAAAGTAGAGGGACCGAAATCATCTAACtcgattgtaaaaaaaaataatctacaGCACAATGTAGAAGAAATTAAGGATAAGTGTCCAACTTGTACAGGATCGAATACAAGTATTATacaaaatgaacgaaaaataaattcgcaAGAATTAGACGTGGTAGATTCTGCCGAATCATCTACTATGAttcaaaataaagaacaagaaTCTAAAGGAGATAACACTg AATCTGAAGCAGAGGATGCTATAGCTAAATTAAGAGAAAGTTTAATTTATGAAGAGTTATTAGATATGCAAGCATTATTAAAATCTCGTATTACTCAAGAAAAAAGTGAGATTAAACGACTCAAAGAAATGCTTCTTATGATAACAGAACGAGAGCCAGATAAAAAACCAAAACCAAAAGAAAGAGTTCATTCTCCAAATGAAGCTGAAATAACAGCTATGATACAATTAGCcaaagaaaatcaattattagAG aaaaaaatgacaacTTTAATACGTAGCATTATTGAAGAAAAGGATGCTTGTGTCGAATTGCGTGTCCAAATAGCAATTCATCAACTAATGGCAAAGACTTGA